In the genome of Ferviditalea candida, the window CAGCAAGACGGATATACCTGGGTATTCTGGCTGGAAGACGAAGATACGCTGACCAAACGCCTGAACCTTGCCAAGAAATACAATCTGGCCGGTGTCGCCGCCTGGAGAACCGGACATGAATATGAAAATGTCTGGAAAGTGATGATTTTACAGAAATGACAAAGTCTCATTCGCAATAAATTCTATCGAGGCAAACAAAAGGCTCCTGTAGGACGAGCATTGATCTCCTGCTGAGCCTTTTGGATTTTCGGCGGGCGGCACCCGGCGCTTCTCTTTGCGGGTCTTGAGCGAGCATGACGCTATTGCTCATTGTCCGAAGGTTGGTCGTAATGAATCAGCTTATCGTATATCCTCAGCAGCTCCTGTATATCGGAATCCGTCAACATGCCGAACAGCCTCTCCATCTGGTTGAGGATCTTTTCATCGAGCGTTCCGAGAACATTGCTCCCGAGTTCGGTAATATGCAAATAAACCACTCTGCGGTCCAGCTCATCTTTCAATCTCCGAATCAACCCAGCCTTGACCATTTTGTCCGCAATCCCGGTGATCCCGCCTGTTGTAATGCCCAATTCACTTGCCAGACTTGAAGCTTTTTGCGCTCCCTTTGTTCCGAGAACTTCCAAAACCAAAGCCTCGGAGACGGAAATCCCGTCAGCATTGTTCCTGCTCCATTCCGTCGCCCAAATTTTCGAGTGGGTTCTGTACATCCTGAAAAGATCCATCAGATCCTTTTGTCTGTTCATTACTGGCTCCTTAGACCTAAGAAATATGGTATTTATTCCTAATCATCTTATTAAACTTTTATACTTTAGTCAATAATTGGTATTTTTCTGAAACAAGCAAAAAACGGCCCTTAAAAAAAGGCGCCGTTTTATAAGTTCCAGTTATTTTTT includes:
- a CDS encoding MarR family winged helix-turn-helix transcriptional regulator codes for the protein MNRQKDLMDLFRMYRTHSKIWATEWSRNNADGISVSEALVLEVLGTKGAQKASSLASELGITTGGITGIADKMVKAGLIRRLKDELDRRVVYLHITELGSNVLGTLDEKILNQMERLFGMLTDSDIQELLRIYDKLIHYDQPSDNEQ